The proteins below are encoded in one region of Apium graveolens cultivar Ventura chromosome 4, ASM990537v1, whole genome shotgun sequence:
- the LOC141720657 gene encoding uncharacterized protein LOC141720657 isoform X1, whose translation MICHRSFTDWINHFLDCMGSCFGCCKKSKPVTAADEPSKGLIIDGETVKKAAVSDDFWSTSTYDMDNSGLQSQRSLSSISISNQSLTGSTSNNAEFVNHGYLRWKQTRLQWRETKSLENKAKKKDPVLSWNATYDSLLGTNKRFYKPIPLSEMVEFLVEIWEQEGLYD comes from the exons ATGATTTGCCATCGTTCTTTCACTGATTGGATCAATCACTTTCTTGATTGTATGGG AAGTTGTTTTGGCTGCTGTAAAAAATCCAAACCAGTTACTGCTGCGGATGAACCATCAAAAGGTCTGATAATTGACGGGGAGACTGTAAAAAAGGCTGCTGTATCAGATGATTTTTGGAGCACCAGCACATATGATATGGATAACAGCGGGCTTCAGTCCCAGAGAAGCTTATCATCTATCAGTATCTCAAATCAAAGTCTCACCGGAAGTACAAGCAATAATGCCGAATTTGTGAACCATG GGTACCTTCGGTGGAAGCAAACAAGGCTTCAGTGGAGAGAGACTAAAAGTTTGGAGAACAAAGCAAAAAAGAAGGATCCTGTTTTAAG TTGGAATGCGACATACGATAGCTTGCTCGGGACTAACAAAAGGTTTTACAAGCCAATTCCTCTTTCT GAAATGGTTGAGTTTTTAGTGGAGATATGGGAACAAGAAGGCTTATATGATTGA
- the LOC141720657 gene encoding uncharacterized protein LOC141720657 isoform X2 yields the protein MDNSGLQSQRSLSSISISNQSLTGSTSNNAEFVNHGYLRWKQTRLQWRETKSLENKAKKKDPVLSWNATYDSLLGTNKRFYKPIPLSEMVEFLVEIWEQEGLYD from the exons ATGGATAACAGCGGGCTTCAGTCCCAGAGAAGCTTATCATCTATCAGTATCTCAAATCAAAGTCTCACCGGAAGTACAAGCAATAATGCCGAATTTGTGAACCATG GGTACCTTCGGTGGAAGCAAACAAGGCTTCAGTGGAGAGAGACTAAAAGTTTGGAGAACAAAGCAAAAAAGAAGGATCCTGTTTTAAG TTGGAATGCGACATACGATAGCTTGCTCGGGACTAACAAAAGGTTTTACAAGCCAATTCCTCTTTCT GAAATGGTTGAGTTTTTAGTGGAGATATGGGAACAAGAAGGCTTATATGATTGA